Within the Eucalyptus grandis isolate ANBG69807.140 chromosome 1, ASM1654582v1, whole genome shotgun sequence genome, the region CAAATGCAATATACTCGAAAAGTCACTTTTCTGTGTTGCAGGTACTTGGGATTACTGATCAAAAAATACTGCCCATTAGTTCTAGCATTAGCTAGGATAATTTGTCGggaggatttttcttttgttccttcttttACTGCTTTTAGTGTTTGGCCTGTTGAAAATGTCTACCACTCCCTTTGAGGAGTCAAAATACACAGAcggggaaaagagaaaacagagagagagagagataataaGGAAACAGGGCAAAGTCATTCAACCACATGATGCAGTGAAAAATCCATAATCAGGAAAAAGTTCATGCccttcaaaggaaaaaacagtTGAGTTGGCACGATGGTATTTTGGCTCAGAAAAGTTGCAGTCGGGAGTGACAAGCTCAATCTTATTGCTAATGTCCGTGGATCGATGCCTGCGACTACGAAGTTATGTATGCCTCCATTTCACTTCTGAGGTTCTTCTAAATATGACGTTATCTTTTTGCTTGATGAGTTATGATGGGTCTAGcttcatcagcataatttttttctcacgTAAAATGGCAAAGTTTGTGATTTTCGGCCCTCGTCAAATGGGTGGCCGTGCGATGCTCCAATGAACCAACTTACGTCTCCCAGTAAAGCATAGGGTGCGATTGCCACTGTTTCAATATAGGACAGGCACCTACTCTCTTTCGCCTCACGTCACCATGAATTTGTTACAGGACGAACAGTCAGAGAGCATATTGAACAGTGTCCGCAAGGGCCGCAATTAGTTCATGAACAAAGAAAGCCAGTCAGAATATAGAACTAAAGCATCATTCTTCAACCTGTAAACAACAACCACAACTACTGTTGTACTATGTTTAGTAGCAAAATTTCTTGATCGGGCACATCTACTTTCAACGGTACCTACCTTTCTTAGGAAATCATACCGTTAACTGTCATTTCCCAGGAAATCATACTTGCGTGCATGCGCTGTATCTCTTGCGGGTGGTTGACAGTTCAATATAGAGATCTCACATGAAATTGGAGTAAAATGATCCGCACTTAACAAATGCACACTGATAAGTTGGTTCAGCAACTTTGGACCATTTAGCCTCAGAAATATATCAGCAACACGGTCACTGATTGATGCCCCATATTAGGGATTTGCAGTCACagcaaaaaatatgaaattcttTCTGTGTCATTCACTAGTAGCAGTACCACTTACCTTGCAATTAAGTGAAAGAATAACAAAAATTGAGTGTGTAGCACATCCAATTAAACAGAAAATATCTCTACAAAGTTGTGCACAAAGTACAAATTCTATTTAATTCCACAAACATCATAATAAGTACAGTATCACGAAAGAGCATAAAAGAATGTAGAAAGCACCAGGATCTAGAGTTATAACATTCTTTTAACCTGCAGACAACAAATGCAGTGTGTGCAAACGCTCTTCTCAGCAAAGTAAAAGAGTGAGAATTCGGAACCTCCCGGTAAGGCGTATACAGTGACAGTCCACCAAAAGAATATAAAGAATCTGCAGCCATATATAATTTGGTCCTAATCATGCTATCGCTGCATCAACTTGAACAGAACTGATGCTAGAAGGACTGAGTAGACTATGTTCGACATTGATCGGCTTCCACTGCTTGTGGGGTAATAAGAAGGAAGAGCGCACTCGTCTCCATTAAAGAACACTTTAGTTGGAAAGCCATCTCCTAGCGGCACGTTTAACCCAgcaatatttttcttggtaaatgaGATCACAGACTGTTGTTTCCCGGGGACCCTAGGATCCTTCTGTGGATTAGCTCCGTCAGTTTCTGCTACAAGATAGTTCAATCCCGGGAGTCCTTGCATGAGGATGGTACTATTAACGCCATTTATTTCCAACATGGTCCCGTTGAATGAGTATGCCTTCTCAAACCCCGGTGCAGCCTTATCCATTTGAAATGCAGTGAACCAATCAGGAAAAGAGGTCTCATCCCAGTTGAAGATCGTGACCCTCGCAGTCCAACCGCGGGTGTAGTCAGTGTACAAATGCCAATTGATGCTGACCCCACAGTTATCACCACAAGGAGGTGGCTGGGGTATTGTAAGATGCTTTAGACCAGCCCAAGCAGTTGCCAATGCTGAACGATTCTCGAAAGGAACAAGAAGTGCTGATGATGGAAGAAGAATGGCTGGAGCTGTGGTGCTACATGTTTGGCTGGTGCTGCTAGGGCACCCGCACGCGCAAGTTGGGCATGGGACAACTGACTCATTGTAATATGCAGAGAATGACACGCAACATCTAGGGCTCGACCCCTTAGCTTCAGTGATATTGCACACCACCTGCCAGCTGGCAACTGCAGTAGTGTTGGAAGGTAAGCCACTAGGGTCTGGGAACTGGCTTGGGCTCACTCGAATGGGTTGACCGCACTGGTAGTCTGGATTCAGTGTGCCGTTGATCTGCCAATTCTGCGGAGGCGAGAGCATCGATCTGTTGAGATTTGGTGGCATTTTGTAGACCTGCATCTGGAACACCGATGTCGACTTGCTCGGGTCCATTGACGGTGGCAAGATGGTGCCGTTTCTACAACAATTGGGAACCAAACCGACCGCAGTGTCATTGGCCTTGGTTGGAGGCAAATCAATTATGGTTGGCCGCTTCTCACAACTCAATACAGTCGAGAAATCCATGGCTGCGTAGTATGTGCCTTGGGTGCCAAATATGCAGTCAGTAGAATCGACGACGGATGGATAAGCCCCTTTCATCGTGAAGATGAACTCATCATTCATCCAATCCCAGCTCAATTTCCAGTTATCAAGACGACCAAGAGGGTTGTGGTTGGCAATGGTGACCTGTGCCCAGTAGTTCGAGTCATATGTTCTAGTAACATCATACATGATCGTTAGATCGCCACTTTTTCGGGAAAGAAACTCATCACCAACAGTGACGTTGGCCTTGGAGTTGGCGTCCTTGGTGCAGCACACTTGCATCGTACTGTTGCCTGCAACAACCACAACGAGAATAAAGACCTTTTCTTGACAGTAAGGGTGAATTGCATACTGGCAAACGATCAATAGCAATAAGATCCCATAAAATTACGCCATATGGCACCAAAAAAAACCACTTCAATTCGCCCAGTAATTATTGAAAATGGGGTTCTTGATTTAGAAAAGGATCTGTCAAAGCTTAAAGGTAAAATTCTGCCCAAGCATTCCTCACACTTTTTACCTCCTCCTCCAATAAAATAGATACAAATCCTATTTCTTAAAAGCACAGAAACCCCACATCTTCATACAAAGACATCTCCATCGACGGACGAAACGAgttgaaaattgcaaaatctataaagaaaatcaaagatgaATTTTCATCTTTAGTGCATAATCAAGAGTGGCAACGGTCCTTTTCCACAAGATCTCATTAAAGGATCACCATTCTATGTGTATGCAATATAGTTTCCCAAAATCCCCGACATGAGACAGCACAAAACCACATCCAACCTCAAACAACAAGATCCATCTCATTTTCCAGCTCAAGAAAGCTAAGTACCAACCAATCCATCCCACTCAAAACCACTGATCCTTCACTTAGCCCCCGACAACAAAAAATCTCCATGGATAAACTTCACCAGGCCAGAGATCAAATGATATGTGCTCATtaacaagaaaaacataaagaaatCACATCAAGCATGAAACAGAGCGACGAACACCGATCAGCGGCAAATGGCGGTCACTCACCCTGCATAGTAGGAGCGGGACACACGAACCCATCGTTCGCCAACGAGATATTCGCCGGCATCGGCACGGCCGGCGACTTCACCCCAAACTGGGTCCCCACCAGATCGACGGTCAGCCCCATCTGCGTCGCATCGCCCGCCGTCTCGATCGCCGTCTTCAGATCGGTCATCGAGGCTCCCGCGAAGACGGTGCCGTTCCCGACGCTGGCCGGGAAGGACGACCCGTCGGCGAGGACGGCGTTGGAGGCGGAGACCAGGAGCTCGTCGTGCTGGAACCCGACGGAGACCATCCAGGACTTGAGCTCGTCGGCACCCTGGTTGACGACGGTGAGAGTCGACTGGAAGCTGTAGGCCTGGTGGGTCGCGTTGGTCGGGTGGAGCTGCTTCCCGCCGGTGTAGGCGTAGGAGAGGAAGACGCCGTTGCAGGCGTCGGCGGCGGAGGGCGCcggcgcggcggcggtggtCTGGGCGGAGGAGAAgggcgccgccgccgcgaggaggaggaggaggatcggGAGGAGGGTCGGCATTGCGCCGGTGGGTTGCCGGTAAAGTTCGAAACTTTGAACACGAcaacgatgaagaagaagaagaagaacggacgcagagagacagagggagagaaATTGTGTGACGTTTTGTAGAGAGAGAAGGCTGGAAGAGCAGTGTGAAAGAAAAGTCGTAAACgcgtaagagagagagagagactgtgtACAGCTAGCTTTCCtagttagagagagaaagagaatttttttttttttttttgtaatgaaaGTGTattatttctgttcaaaaattcaAACGACTCGGTTTCAATAGTGGCACCGCTAATCATGTCGTGATTATTATAATCCTGTCctaatcttttcaattttacggAACAAATTCTATATCCTATGTCGATTTTACCTACTCGGGTACCCCTTTTCACTTAGCCCCcaagttttcaatttttagcaCGAGTACCAAGATTTTTGACATATTCAAATCGATGAAAATATAATTGTCATTTTAAATacaaatttcaagttttatgacaAGTTGGTCGGAAGGAACTTGATCTCATGCATTTATTAGGAATGTATAAGTTAACCTAAACTCCCAAATATGtaaattgaatatttcaatGAAACTATTGAATTATAATCATTCATAACACTCATCATGAAACTCTACTttcatgatatatttatttttataccTTGATATGTGGATTAGTAAGATGCATAATCTCATCCAATGCATCTTGCATCTTTTTCTATTACTATAATCGGCCCCCTTCTGAACGATGAGCTAGGCCAGTTTCATCTATTCATAAAAAGTTCTCCCCACACCATATTTCGGTGGCGGAAATCCTGCCGCCCTGTAATTTAATCTAGACTTTAATAAGGGCGATCTCGAGTTCGATTCCATAGTTTTCGCAAATACCTTGGGACCGAGTCGTGAAGAAGtagatccttttttttttttttcttaagccTTCCGACCACGGCATGGATGACGTAGGATTCGATTGAAACGATCAAGCCTTCCGACCGAAGCGTGCTTTGATTTTTTCTCTTGCTTTcgttttttatttgtttctggGACGGAGCTGATGCAGGGGAAAACGTCGCTGTCGGGAGAGCAGGTTGATGGAAGTTTCGACGGCGCGATTTCGGTTCAAATTGGAAAGCGTCGTGCTGGAATTCCGCGGTTGTTTTGGTGCATTATGAATCCATGGTTGACCGCCGTTACATCTGGGAAATTAATATATAGTACCGATCGACCCTAGGAAGCATGTGTTTGGCCTGTCCGTTGACATATAGGCTGAGATTTTTGCGACCGAGTACAGACCCGCGTGGCACCTGACGGGCCAGTTCCCCACCAACCCTCCCGGTAGCGTGCAAATATAGCTCCTCATATAGCTCAAACATCTGGTTTTTATTAAGGATAATCGGTTTGAGGGTTAgtcgatttctactctaaaaaccAGCCTAGGCAAGGCTTGTGGAACCGAAAAATGACCCATCTTATCCTGTCCAGTTTTAGGGTCGATCCGAAATCTGGTGATTTTTCCTCCTCGttcttgctttgtttttgtttttcctaatCCTCACGGGTAGGAAATTCCCAGCattaaaagaaagagataattTAGTAAATAGAGCATgctttgaaatttaaaaaaaaagaaaagaaagaagaaaatgaagtctTGGCCGGTCTGTCGGTACACTTCCTTCCGTGGAATTGGGAACCGAACTAATCTTCCTTGAAACAACCTATAATGGGCCTAATTAGTCTagttcaattcaatccattGCCTAGGTTGAACTGGGACCAATGCACACTCCTACTTTCTACTCTCATGTGCAATAAGTTATTCTAGCCGATCATGGCCATTGTTGAGAGATCAACACCGACACACCCCCAGTTCATGCCGAGGTGGCCAACCCCACACCCAGCCCTCTAGGAACATAATCGCCTCATTCCTCCACAGGTATAGACGATGACATTATTCTCATGATTCAGTCGTGTCATTCCTCGACATTAATACATGCCAAAGTGAAAGGTTTCCAGATGTATCGGGTCGAGTACGATGAATTGCATTGAGCATACCGGAGTGAACTTTGCATTCCTCTCGatcaaaaacatctcaaacgtCTACTCCCACTTTCCACTTCCTCTTTCAATTTCGGTTGActtttccatgtaatttcccctaatttttttttttgggtgcaatAGTCCAAAAAATGTCTTTTTATGTCCTTGGCAATACCGTGGTATGCTATATGAGCATACAACCACATCTCGACATATAACAGTATACATGAATTCACATTACAGTGCACTTAATTCAGCATTTATCCGATTTAGATTCTTTGTTTATTCCTAACAAGAAATTAACAAAGTGTATTTCAACAGCATTGACATCAAAATTACATCTGTCGATCCTTCATTAATTTGACATCTTTCATGTCATCTATGTACTCCCGAGCTTATCAGACATAAAGACAATGAATTTCTTCCATTATAAAATAGGTTATTGCTGGATGTCTTTCGTAAAGTTTTGTAAAAGAGATGAAAGGAAATGATCATGCTAAATGCATATCCACTCATTTAGCCACTACAGCGGTGTAACTTTTTAACATTAAGTTGTTGTAAAGTACCAATCGTTCTTTGACAGAAATCAATAAAATTATAGCTTGCatattgttattttctcattgcaagatgtttatcaaaagaTTGTACTTGTTACATCTTTTAATCTTGGTCCCTGCATTTTGTGGagaatgaatgatttgaagaatattttttgttttttaaaaataattgcttatatggtttaaacaattaatcaataaaaataatttcattttcgacaacaatttatgttcaaaaaattttagtagacaatgaaaaatatttcatttattcattttataagcaatgcaaatgatttttttttaggatgtttttttcttccaaatcctttatttttggcaaaacaagaattcttagaaaaaaatcaactaaaatGATAGTATGTATTACCATAAATTGACAAACAATCTGTTCAATTGAAGGGATCAATTTAGAAAGTTCAAccaaaaaacttaaattaataaatgaaggAAATCAcatgattataaaaaaatatataaaattcgTTGCCAAATATGAGGCAATACTTGAATAATATTCATATCCTAAAATAAGGAGAACTTGCACGCGAGATTGAAAACACGTGTTAATGTGTGCCATGATGGCCGGCAATGGCGCCCTGGGTGCACGGATAATCATTCACTCTTTTTGGGGCCTTTTAAACCTTCCGTTGGAGCTGTTGACTGATCAGTGAGCGGTAGTTCTTCCGAGTGTTCTTTGGTGTTTGTTCAACGTTCAAGAAAACTTTTTGACCCAAGAATCTGTACCGAGGACTCTTTCGCGTTGAACCCGAGAAGAtgtccctttttctttgggCGTCTTGCTGACAAACGCATGCTAGAGAACTAGAACTCATCATATAGCTTTGGATTGTTGGTTTCGAGCTTGCGTCCGGATCTTCTTACCGAAGTAGAGTGGAACGTAAAATTTACGTTCAATTAGCTTCTCGATTAGTACACAAATTGCATCCTTTGGCAGTGCCGGTGGCAGTCATAACCATCTGCTTTGGTTTGCAATTTGGGATCCTATTTGATTGCAGGGGGCTTTTCTGGAATTTTCTGTACAGTAAGAAGACACTTTTGGTTTAATCTCGGCTTTGATCACTCGGCATGTTTGGCTCAGCTGAGATTCCTCCTTTCCACATCTCGACGTGGCTGATGGTGTTACTGTTCTTTCACCGGCTGTGTAAGTATCGCTTTTGTCATGAAGATTGAGGGATGGATCATAGGAGTGCACCATGATTCGGGAATCGAAGAATTTAGCTGCACAGCATGGCTAGAAATTCGTCCTACTGTAAAAACTTGATGCCGATGCATTGGGTGGAAAAGCACCGTGGCAAGGCAGAGCAGTAAGCAGACTCAATGCGAGGACTCCGGCATTAGATTCTTGGGTGAACTTTCGATTTGTTTCCTTGCTTGTGATTCTTATTCTTTCTCAGACTTCAATACTAGTTTCGTGTATGATTTTGCTGTACAAACCAATTCTAAATTTCATTTGCAGTTCCAACTTTCTTTTATAGCCAGACTAGGAAAGAACTGAGCTTTGGGCTATGGAAAGCAGTGTCTTACGCTAGGAAATGAATGAAAGACAACATGGCACAAGGAAGCGGCACCTTGTCACTCGGCACATGAACACGCCTCTAGACCGCCGCCAAGTCCTGCTTGGAAAGGTGGAACAACTACCTACAACCTCGCCATCGAGCTTCAGGCAAAGAACGGCAACAAATGGAAGAAGGTTGCTGCTGAGGTCGCTGGTCGTACAGCCAAGGGATTGGGAAGGTGGTGGGAGGTACTCAAAGAGAAACAGCTGATCGCCATTTCCAATGGTGGCTGTGTTCATTCTGACACCCGCTATTGCATCAGGTCTTCTACCTCTGGGGCTGCAGTCGAATAGAGGACTCGATAGCGCTCGAGGATCATTCGCTAGCTTGCCAAATCAGGGTGCTCTTCCTACTTCCGGAGAGGATAATATAATGTCCGACGTCACTGAGATCTGGAGGGAATTGGAAGAAGAGCATTGCGCCCAGGTGTCGCATCAGAAGAAAGCTATGTGGAGGTTGATCGGTTGCGGCGCAATTAGTCGGAGAAAGCATGCAGGAGTTggcagaaaatgaagaaatagagGCCAAAGTAGATGCTCTCAGTGGAGCAGAAAGCTTTTCTGGGTGAGATGGAAGCGGAGCACCGAACAGCCGGCGCAATTGAAGAGAGATGCAGATTCCTAGAAGAATAAGTTGGCCGAAGAGCGGATGGGGAAGCAAGTGCAGTTTTCTTGGATGGCTGACCAAGTTGAGTGTAGGATTCGGATTGCAGATCGTGACGGGCAGTGAAAAATTCGTTGAGACCTGCAGTTCATTTCCTTCATTCTCATGCTGATCATATTGTGCCGTGCCCGTATTACTTCCAAGGCAAAAAAACACCTTGCCAGATGAGATatttaggctgcgcatgacaatgTTTCTTGattggggaagagtttttttctatttttattccggaagacaatttcgagtaaaataagatatttggaactacacaaaatttcaactcttgaaatagaaaaaaatagaaatgcatttgatatgaaatattttatcttttgtatttatttgttttttattcttgctcatggATCGTCGACCGCTAGCCGCCACCACCCATCGCCGATTGTTGCTCGTCGCCGCTTGCCACCGCCGCTGCACAACCGCCGGCCTTTGACCGTCACCGTTGATcgccgccgcacgacccccATCGGCGCCGCCAATCGTTGATCGTCTAAGCGCCGCCATCGATGGACTATGCGGCAGATAGTTAGCGGCGGTCGGCGGTGACGGTCGACGACCTATGGGTGGTGGTGTGTAGCGGCAAAGAACGGTTGGCGGCGATTGGAGGTGGCGCGATAAgagaaaggaataaaaaaaataaagaataaaattgacttattttataaattgttcctagaaacaataatctacttttttttttttttgtttcttgtttctattctaaaactgctctcggggaacaaaaaaatagaaaaattattccaGGGAATAAAATACCAAAtagattttgttctttttttgttcggtgaacaaaaaaatagaaattgaaaaaaacataaatgttaccatgcagatccttaagtgtcaaaagttacaaaagtaatacttaaataccaaaatcgaagtaaaatggaTCTAAGTGCCAACAACAAGAAAATCTTGCCAAAATCGATATGGCAATTTTTCAATGAGATAACgtaaaacaacatcattttactAAAGTGGCTAGATAAttaatatgaatattaattaaatttaattttaaaactaaatttattttatataatttttaattttatttttaaaaaagatgaaCATTACAAGCGGTTGAGGGTGCTGTCGCCTCCCCACCGTCGCCGAAAAGGCCAACAATGGTAGGGGAGGGTTGGTCGGGGGGTCGTTACTCATTGGAACAACGGGCAGCCCTCGTTGCCAATGGGCCGAGGTCGCTTGCCCCTGGCCAAGGCCTTGCAATGATGAGGAAGTAGTggtgagggctcagccctcgccttctgcctcttctcctttttaaaaaagataagttatatttgtatttttataagtataaatattttaagttggAGCCTAGATCTGATTATTTTCTCAGGGGACCCATAGGTTGGCTGGCGTCTACTACTTTGGAACCGAGGTTGTCCTTCCTCCTCGTTTGAGGCTTGTTTGGTAGCTGGTTGTCCGTGCCTTGCTTCTCTTTTGGTGTTTGTGTTGTAGTGTGTGTGCCGTGATTTGCTGGCTTTTACAtctcggcacccttccactccttATGATATTTCATTTGGAGTGTAAGTTTCTGGTAACgagatcttttgtacatttggcatttcctcaatatatttattatattttaccaaatatatattatttaatttaattaatatttatattttaattttttaaaaaaaaagacaaaacaataTTATTTTGGTTCTTCATCGATGATTAAGCTTTCTAGTATGCCACGTAAGCGAGTTCTATTATCAAAAAATTGCTACGTAGGATTTCTAGCCACCTTCATCGAACTTGGctctcatttttaaaaaaaagtggcacttaaaaGTGTtattttcgtaacttttggcacttaaatatttctttgtgccaagttttgacactccgGATATCCGGCTCCATATTTCCAAGGCTCGTTTTCTCTTTGGACAAAGAAGTAAAGTATGTCAAGGGCATGTACGTCGTGGATGTTTTCATCACCTGAGCGGCATATTTTGGATCAAAGTTGCATTCCAGCTTTTGGTTCAAACGAATTTTAAGGGACACTTGTCCTTGTCCACTTCAATGGAGATCCCAAAATGAGAAGACGATGTTCAGAACGGGGGCTAGAAGAATGAAAGAAGAGCATGTTAGCAGCCTCAACTGGTGTTGTCCTGGTTCATTccgtcaccaaaaaaaaaggtgatgtcgaccaaaaagaaaaaaacaattgaattgTCCTTCGAAGAATATCCTTGCTTTTCGGTCACTCGAAGTCTTGCAGGAAGCATGAAAGCTACTTCTCTCTTCACAATCAGAGAGATTGTGAAGCGACTAGTCGGCTGTGCCCGGGAGTGGCTAGTGAACAATTGATAGCGAACTCGAGCGTTGTTGCGACTTGCGAAGGATCGCACCAGATGTCGGACGGTTGGGGCAAAGACCTTTGTGAGCTGCCCTCGAAGCATCATTGAGCTAAAAGGTGCCATCACATTACTAGCTCCTCTCCTTCAAGGTCGGCGAGGTTGAGATTCCGACCCTTCATCGTAGATTTTCCAAGTGTCTATATGCGAAGATAATCCTAGAATTACCGACGGAATTTACGCTGTTATGATTGAGCAAATGAGTCCTCGAGGAGCCGTAAGAGGTCCCTACCGGTCCCTTTGTGTTGAAAATGTGTGGCTATCCCTTGCGGCTAGGTGAAACGGGTGGGTCTCATCCCTTCAGCACCGgaccttcccttttcttttccgtaACTTTTTGACcctttttctcaatctttcacctCATAAAGACATGGCCAACCCTCAAAGGTAAAGGGCACAAAAAACTACACACTCCtcatcctctccctccctccctcccctcctctctctctctcctctctctcagtTGTGCTTTTCCATTCCATCATCACATTCCCACATTGAAGCTCTCAAAGTTTCACTTCCCCTGCACTTCACCCGGCCGCTCTCTCCTGTGGCCAATTCCTTTCCCCGGAAAATGGCAGTCTTTTTGAGCACCAGCCTCCTCCTGTTCCTGTTGGCTCTCACCCCCCTATCACTAGCCACCAACATGTCCTCTTCACAGTCGCCCACCACGGACAACTCCACAACAAACCCCACCACATCATCCAAAGACCAAGTCGACTGCACAATGTGCTCTACCTGTGGCCCTTGTGGCAAAGCCCCGCCGGCGCCGGTGCAGCCGGTGCCGCCGTCTCTGCCTCCGCCGACCCCCAGCGGGTCCTCCTACTAccctcctccgccgcccgcCCAGCCCTCCTACAAGTACTATCCCCCGCCTCCGCCATAtgggggagggggaggcggaggcggaggtgggtACTACTACTACCCTCCATCCAACTACCAGAACTACCCGGGGCCACCGCCACCGAACCCGATCGTGCCGTATTTCCCATTTTTCTTCCACGTTCCTCCTCCCGGTGCTTCCGGCTCTCCTCCTGCAAATACCCACTTGGCCATAAGCTCAGCCTTGCTAGGCAAAGTTGGCATGGCTCTGGTTTTGTTGCTCCTGATTTGAAGCAGCAGAGTTATGGGCAGATCAAGCAAATTGCAGATGAGACAATGTAGTCTGTTTAAGGCTCAGTTGTTTACAGAAATGCCCTTCTCCCTGGGCCCAGGATCATCAATAACAAGATGGACGGGAGCAGAGACACAGAGAAGCCACTTGTATGGGGACTAGTTCCCAGCAATTACTACTTTCTCCCTGTATTCTATCTTCTCTAACATGATGTGTAGTGATGATCTGCAATTTGAACATTAAATTGTACCTACTTTTGTTTGGCTATAGAATTGTGGCAACGTGGCAtaaagtgagagagagtgggtggtcatttttcttggaatgcGATCATGAAATCCACCCCACTAAGCAATTTGTAATTCGTAGTGTGCTTTTTCACTTTTGCTGAACTGAATCGGTGGTAGGGTTGAGACTGTTGGCTACAGGGGAGTTTGCTCGATGATTCTGCGACTTTCGGCATTTGGCCAGATCTGAATTTTTCAGGTATCTTTATGGGCATGAAAACTAAAGAGCTCAGGATGTGCATATGCTCTGTTTGGTCATTCTTATTTGGCAATGCTAGAGATAGATAAGATGCCTTCTCTTAGCAAAACCTACCTCACTCAATAATgtgagaaattttaaatttagggTTGAAATAAGTGGTAATACAGATCTAATGTAGGTTTGACAAGTCATTGAGTGAACTAGTCTTAATTAGGAGTCTTAATTTTTGTAAGACTGTGCTTTTTCCTTGGTtgaattatgtcattttttctcATGGCATTTGCAATCAAAGTGCAAAACCCGATTCATGGCGATAAGGAGGCAAAATAGAAGCTATTAGTGGTAGTACAATTATCATTTAATGTGATGCCTCGTGATAAATTGGTCATTAATTAGACAAGTTTCGACCCATGCCTCAAGCGAATCTCTGACTATTTTGTGCCTTAGTATATGCTACTTCATGTAAAGACACTCCTAGTACATTGACCAAACAGTAATGTCAGGCTTGTTAGTACCAAACATTAAAAGATGGCAATACAGTAAAAATCGGGTCCTAGAATAGGTTTTAAATCTCGTGAAGAGAAGCCATAGACCTTGACATTGGTTTGAAATTCTTTCGATAGGTAACTCATAATTCAAACTCAACCGCGAATATGAATAAAAGATT harbors:
- the LOC104440399 gene encoding COBRA-like protein 7; translated protein: MPTLLPILLLLLAAAAPFSSAQTTAAAPAPSAADACNGVFLSYAYTGGKQLHPTNATHQAYSFQSTLTVVNQGADELKSWMVSVGFQHDELLVSASNAVLADGSSFPASVGNGTVFAGASMTDLKTAIETAGDATQMGLTVDLVGTQFGVKSPAVPMPANISLANDGFVCPAPTMQGNSTMQVCCTKDANSKANVTVGDEFLSRKSGDLTIMYDVTRTYDSNYWAQVTIANHNPLGRLDNWKLSWDWMNDEFIFTMKGAYPSVVDSTDCIFGTQGTYYAAMDFSTVLSCEKRPTIIDLPPTKANDTAVGLVPNCCRNGTILPPSMDPSKSTSVFQMQVYKMPPNLNRSMLSPPQNWQINGTLNPDYQCGQPIRVSPSQFPDPSGLPSNTTAVASWQVVCNITEAKGSSPRCCVSFSAYYNESVVPCPTCACGCPSSTSQTCSTTAPAILLPSSALLVPFENRSALATAWAGLKHLTIPQPPPCGDNCGVSINWHLYTDYTRGWTARVTIFNWDETSFPDWFTAFQMDKAAPGFEKAYSFNGTMLEINGVNSTILMQGLPGLNYLVAETDGANPQKDPRVPGKQQSVISFTKKNIAGLNVPLGDGFPTKVFFNGDECALPSYYPTSSGSRSMSNIVYSVLLASVLFKLMQR
- the LOC104451317 gene encoding arp2/3 complex-activating protein rickA; its protein translation is MAVFLSTSLLLFLLALTPLSLATNMSSSQSPTTDNSTTNPTTSSKDQVDCTMCSTCGPCGKAPPAPVQPVPPSLPPPTPSGSSYYPPPPPAQPSYKYYPPPPPYGGGGGGGGGGYYYYPPSNYQNYPGPPPPNPIVPYFPFFFHVPPPGASGSPPANTHLAISSALLGKVGMALVLLLLI